A single Anopheles maculipalpis chromosome 3RL, idAnoMacuDA_375_x, whole genome shotgun sequence DNA region contains:
- the LOC126563053 gene encoding uncharacterized protein LOC126563053, producing the protein MSSRSDGDGCRFGRFLLLNKSPFSIIDKAVMLIPILLMMIQFNTPTIEALRCYACGLTQTSGDVRCVTEPQSVEGQSVVTCSRKYCTITRQELVDPPGKLVTFLRGCEESPLYLDEVIEDPTFITYYRSCTTDLCNDGDALGSSGSALNGLNEGASDNLIVPGLPSSGVQPTTTTSPLLPLIKITSLAISVARITV; encoded by the exons atgtcaAGTCGcagtgatggtgatggttgtCGATTCGGTCGTTTTTTGCTATTAAATAAATCGCCCTTTTCAATTATCGACAAAGCTGTCATGCTGATTCCAATTCTGTTAATGATGATACAATTTAACACCCCTACGATTGAAG CATTACGATGCTATGCATGTGGATTGACACAAACTTCCGGGGACGTGAGGTGTGTAACTGAGCCACAGAGTGTTGAGGGACAAAGTGTAGTTACTTGCTCTAGAAAGTATTGCACCATCACGCGACAGGAATTGGTG gatccaCCCGGTAAGCTGGTTACTTTCTTGCGGGGATGTGAAGAAAGCCCACTG TATCTCGACGAAGTCATCGAAGATCCTACTTTCATCACCTACTACCGGTCCTGCACAACTGATCTGTGCAACGACGGTGATGCTCTCGGATCCTCCGGCTCCGCGCTGAACGGGCTCAACGAGGGAGCGTCGGACAATTTGATCGTGCCCGGATTGCCCAGCAGCGGTGTTCAACCGACAACGACGACATCTCCATTACTGCCGCTCATTAAAATCACATCACTGGCAATATCGGTGGCACGCATCACAGTGTAG